Proteins from a genomic interval of Sphingobacterium sp. SYP-B4668:
- the xerD gene encoding site-specific tyrosine recombinase XerD: protein MNWDIAIQDFKRYLRLERGLASNSIEAYLNDVSKLRVYCEDMQLDFVHLTIVNIQAFLIWVNSFGISRYTQSRLISGLKSFYAYLQLEGLIIANPTALIESPRLNRKLPSVLSIEEIDALIAALDLSTAEGPRNKAILEILYGCGLRVSELINLKKSNLFLEVEFIKVEGKGSKERLVPIGQQAIKYLKLYLEEVRIHQAQKAEFADFVFLNKRGTSLSRVMIFIIIKDLAAKIGLTKTISPHTFRHSFASHLVEGGADLRAVQDMLGHESITTTEIYTHIDKEYLHSIITQYHPRS from the coding sequence ATGAATTGGGATATTGCTATACAGGATTTCAAACGATACTTGCGGCTAGAACGAGGCTTAGCTAGCAATTCGATCGAGGCCTATTTGAATGATGTATCCAAGCTTCGGGTGTATTGTGAGGATATGCAACTCGATTTTGTACACTTGACTATTGTCAATATACAAGCTTTTTTAATTTGGGTCAATAGCTTTGGGATATCTCGCTACACGCAGTCCCGTTTGATTTCGGGATTGAAGTCCTTTTATGCTTATTTGCAATTAGAGGGGCTGATTATCGCCAATCCCACAGCGCTTATCGAATCCCCTCGTCTCAACCGCAAGCTGCCCAGCGTGCTCAGTATTGAAGAGATAGATGCGCTGATCGCGGCCTTGGACCTCAGTACAGCCGAAGGGCCACGGAATAAAGCAATTCTAGAAATCTTATACGGCTGTGGCCTTCGCGTATCCGAATTGATCAACCTCAAAAAATCTAACCTCTTTTTAGAAGTTGAGTTTATCAAAGTAGAAGGCAAAGGTAGCAAAGAGCGTTTGGTGCCTATTGGCCAGCAGGCCATCAAGTATCTCAAACTATATTTGGAAGAGGTACGCATCCATCAGGCCCAGAAAGCCGAATTTGCCGATTTCGTGTTTCTCAACAAGAGGGGTACTTCCCTATCACGTGTTATGATCTTTATCATCATCAAAGATTTAGCGGCAAAAATTGGGCTTACCAAGACCATCAGTCCCCACACGTTCCGGCATAGCTTCGCTTCCCACCTCGTCGAAGGAGGAGCCGATTTACGAGCTGTTCAAGATATGCTAGGTCATGAAAGCATCACTACTACAGAGATTTATACACATATAGATAAAGAATACCTTCACTCTATCATTACCCAATACCACCCGCGGTCTTAA
- a CDS encoding M16 family metallopeptidase, producing MKLLKPFALAFLLPATFALAHAKDSFPTTIQSEARQILAADTIAWETKLPFDNEVISGTLANGFRYYIRKNVEPEKRVVMYLANKVGSVQETDEQLGLAHFLEHMNFNGLKHFPKNELVNYLQKAGVRFGSDLNAYTSFDETVYQLPIPSDDPELLKNGLQVMRDWAQDALLTTEEIDKERGIIMEEMRGGRGAQQRMRDQYLPMLLNNSHYSKRLPIGTEEVVTKSDPDLLRQFHKDWYRPDLQAIIIVGDIDVKEMEASVKSLFSDLKSPENPKPRVKYDIALTGQNQFKVVTDPEMSYTVGQIIFKHPEDKTATVGDYRRELLKAVFNGMLNARFSEIMQQSNPPFIQAGGGVEEFLGGLDNLGLFFAAKPGEFEGGFKTLVREMERIQKFGFTQSEFDRVISSIRKNNETAYIERDKKKSDSYVQSYMNYFLEKDPALSNEYRYQITKQLLPSLTLQEVEAIGKKYYVDNNRDILILAPDNQKASLPEEAAVNAWLGEVEKEQLTAYEDKVSDLPLLSHTPKKGSVVKESEANAIGVKELVLSNGVKVLLKPTTFKNDEILISAFSPGGTSLYPDADYQSAANAAGLVDASGVGQLNNVELQKYLTGKRVGITPFIGERSEGFNGRSDKEGLKTMFELLYGYFTEPRLDDDVFQSNMMKSLSSLENMENDPSYVFRKEVFTTLYGNNVRRQPASKESVKQIDKDKALSIYKDRFADASDFTFTIVGSFTEEEIKPLLEEYVASLPNANRKETAKDLGIVEPEKGVEKVVNKGKEQKASVQLAYYGDYQYSDEENINMDALESILSITLIEQLREEESGVYGVGAGANYRKFPKPRYSFSIGFGSSVDKIQPLIQSALGEVQKIKTDGPKQTDLDKFVIEQKRQLEVQLRENGFWMGHISNSAQNGEDATKVLTYIQDLGKVTVESVKATANKYLKDDKLFKFILMPDKAEEK from the coding sequence ATGAAATTATTAAAACCTTTTGCGCTGGCCTTTCTATTGCCGGCGACTTTTGCTTTGGCCCATGCCAAAGATTCGTTCCCGACGACCATACAGTCCGAGGCGAGACAGATCTTAGCGGCAGATACCATTGCTTGGGAGACTAAGCTTCCGTTTGATAACGAGGTAATCTCGGGCACACTGGCAAATGGATTTCGCTATTACATCCGTAAGAATGTAGAACCTGAGAAGCGTGTGGTGATGTACTTGGCCAATAAAGTAGGCTCGGTACAGGAAACGGATGAGCAACTGGGCCTAGCACACTTCTTGGAGCACATGAACTTTAATGGGCTAAAGCACTTCCCTAAAAACGAACTCGTGAACTACCTACAGAAGGCAGGGGTACGTTTTGGAAGTGACCTGAATGCCTACACCAGTTTTGACGAGACGGTCTACCAATTGCCTATCCCTTCGGACGACCCTGAACTGTTGAAGAACGGGCTGCAAGTGATGCGTGACTGGGCGCAGGATGCATTGTTGACGACCGAAGAGATTGATAAAGAGCGCGGTATCATCATGGAAGAGATGCGCGGTGGGCGTGGTGCACAGCAGCGTATGCGTGATCAATATCTGCCTATGCTACTCAACAATTCGCATTATTCTAAACGACTGCCTATCGGTACCGAAGAGGTGGTTACCAAGTCGGATCCGGATCTACTCAGACAATTCCACAAGGACTGGTATAGGCCTGATCTACAAGCGATCATCATTGTCGGGGATATCGATGTAAAGGAGATGGAAGCATCGGTCAAGAGCTTGTTTTCGGACCTGAAATCTCCTGAAAATCCAAAACCAAGGGTAAAATATGATATCGCCCTTACAGGACAGAACCAATTCAAGGTGGTGACAGACCCAGAGATGTCCTACACGGTGGGGCAAATTATCTTTAAACATCCGGAGGATAAAACAGCAACGGTGGGTGACTACCGCAGGGAGCTGCTAAAAGCCGTATTCAATGGCATGCTCAACGCGCGATTCAGCGAAATCATGCAGCAGTCCAACCCCCCATTTATACAGGCCGGTGGTGGTGTAGAGGAATTCCTCGGCGGATTGGACAACTTGGGCTTGTTCTTTGCGGCAAAACCGGGCGAATTTGAAGGTGGATTCAAAACCTTGGTGCGTGAAATGGAACGTATACAAAAATTTGGATTCACACAATCGGAATTTGATCGGGTGATATCTTCTATCCGTAAAAACAATGAGACGGCTTATATAGAGCGTGATAAAAAGAAATCGGACAGCTACGTGCAGAGCTATATGAATTATTTCTTGGAAAAAGATCCAGCACTTAGCAATGAATATAGATACCAGATCACGAAGCAGCTACTTCCAAGCTTGACATTGCAAGAAGTGGAGGCTATCGGTAAGAAATACTATGTGGACAACAATAGGGATATCCTGATCTTGGCTCCTGATAACCAAAAGGCAAGTCTTCCGGAGGAAGCTGCTGTCAATGCTTGGTTGGGAGAGGTCGAAAAAGAGCAACTCACGGCTTATGAGGACAAAGTATCGGACCTACCATTATTGAGCCATACGCCGAAGAAGGGAAGTGTAGTGAAAGAAAGCGAGGCAAATGCCATCGGCGTGAAGGAGCTGGTCTTGAGCAATGGGGTAAAGGTGCTCTTGAAGCCAACGACGTTCAAGAATGATGAAATCCTGATTTCGGCCTTCAGCCCAGGTGGCACGTCTCTCTATCCGGATGCAGACTATCAGTCAGCTGCCAATGCGGCAGGTTTGGTGGATGCAAGTGGTGTGGGGCAATTGAACAATGTCGAATTGCAAAAATACCTGACTGGGAAACGGGTAGGCATCACGCCATTCATCGGGGAGCGTTCAGAAGGGTTTAACGGTCGCTCGGATAAAGAGGGATTGAAGACCATGTTTGAATTGCTATATGGCTACTTTACAGAGCCGCGTCTTGATGACGATGTGTTCCAGAGCAACATGATGAAATCCCTGTCCTCGCTTGAGAATATGGAAAACGACCCGAGCTACGTCTTCCGTAAAGAGGTATTCACGACATTGTACGGCAATAACGTACGTCGCCAACCAGCTTCTAAAGAGTCTGTCAAACAGATTGACAAAGATAAAGCGCTTAGCATTTATAAAGATAGATTTGCGGATGCGTCGGACTTTACCTTTACCATAGTAGGCTCTTTTACAGAAGAGGAGATCAAACCACTATTGGAAGAGTATGTCGCTTCGCTGCCGAATGCCAATAGAAAAGAAACGGCGAAGGACCTCGGTATCGTGGAGCCCGAAAAAGGAGTGGAGAAGGTGGTCAATAAGGGAAAAGAACAGAAGGCGTCGGTACAATTGGCTTACTACGGGGATTACCAGTACTCAGATGAGGAAAATATCAACATGGATGCCTTGGAGAGTATATTGAGTATTACGCTGATTGAGCAACTTCGAGAAGAGGAGAGCGGGGTATACGGGGTTGGTGCAGGTGCCAATTATCGCAAATTCCCGAAACCTCGTTATAGCTTCAGTATTGGATTTGGATCATCGGTAGATAAGATACAGCCGCTTATCCAGTCGGCGCTGGGTGAGGTTCAGAAAATTAAGACCGACGGGCCTAAACAAACGGATCTGGACAAATTTGTAATCGAACAGAAACGTCAACTGGAAGTCCAATTGAGAGAGAATGGATTTTGGATGGGACATATCAGCAACTCGGCCCAAAATGGAGAAGATGCTACGAAGGTGCTCACCTATATCCAAGACTTAGGGAAGGTAACGGTGGAATCTGTAAAAGCGACTGCCAACAAGTACCTAAAGGATGATAAATTGTTCAAATTTATCTTAATGCCTGACAAAGCAGAGGAAAAATAG
- the rpsU gene encoding 30S ribosomal protein S21, protein MIIVNIKDGESLDRALKRFKKKFEKTGVLRELRSRQAYEKKSVTRRIARKKAIYKQGLNQETA, encoded by the coding sequence ATGATCATTGTAAATATCAAAGACGGAGAGTCATTAGACAGAGCATTGAAACGTTTCAAGAAGAAATTCGAGAAAACTGGAGTATTGAGAGAACTTCGTTCACGTCAAGCTTACGAGAAGAAATCAGTCACTCGTCGTATTGCCCGTAAGAAAGCAATCTACAAACAAGGATTAAACCAGGAAACTGCTTAA
- a CDS encoding type II toxin-antitoxin system TacA family antitoxin, with amino-acid sequence MATLVNDRIDVRISKEHKELIKYAAEISGFKTVSEFIVTLAKNEATRIIEEEAKILKSMDDKVLFVETLLNPPAPNKALKTALKAYDQFSNLSPNDLKGFRKKA; translated from the coding sequence ATGGCTACGTTAGTAAATGATAGGATTGATGTACGCATCAGTAAGGAGCATAAAGAACTTATAAAGTATGCCGCTGAAATCAGTGGTTTTAAGACTGTGTCAGAGTTTATCGTGACGTTGGCAAAAAATGAAGCTACTCGTATCATAGAAGAGGAAGCTAAAATCCTAAAATCTATGGACGACAAGGTTCTTTTTGTCGAAACCTTATTGAATCCACCAGCGCCAAATAAAGCACTAAAGACCGCATTGAAAGCGTACGATCAATTTTCCAACTTATCGCCCAATGACCTTAAAGGTTTTAGAAAAAAAGCATAA
- a CDS encoding TonB-dependent receptor: MINRIIMAIVICCLHYAAMAQQSCNHILSGRVLSNTTQSPLVGATVVLLPVHKSAVTDDNGYFMMTGLCAGKYTIAITSVGYHASPAQELRIPTDQKKSFLLEPLNIHLDDVEVTSVQGGALSSSKHQLSAQDIKESTGKVLGDALSRIAGVTTLSSGSSVVKPVINGLHSNRIVIMNNGVRQEGQQWGTEHAPEIDPFTATTISVIKGADAVRYGADALGGVVLTTPAVLDPEIALGGRIDLLGQSNGRGGALSASLAGNVKAAPGLAWKAQASTRKLGNIKTADYYMGNTGAEELNFSTQLQYTLKAGQLDAYFSHFGTNMGIFSGAHVGTLEDIYSIIDNGKPFGQYDFDYTIAAPRQQVAHDLAKLKWAHRFDGKGTLELQYSYQRNHRREYDLRRVESDNLPMVDLSLMTQALDAVYRFQHFQVGFNGALQVNNNKPGTGTTPIIPNYDNHNIGVFGIAQLHRGSYHFELGLRYDYRYFDAAGYRYDYQHPNPDGVVSQVLYTGNRTFHNISGTAGMLVHIAPGFNWKSNIGLAWRAPSANELYSDGLHHGSGIYEVGNPDMKSEKGLKWINNLHYNRDGLELEADIYAQYIYDYIYAVPNPDSVRQTIRGTFPIYSYQQHNAFFYGWDLKAGYQLSPSWKYDLSYSVVKARNVSLDTYLPFIPSDRVAHSLQWTYGSHTALGHLPYLKLTHRYVARQSRFAVGSDYVAPPPAYQLLDAHAGTTWKWGGRQVELTLSVENLTNKLYKDYMDTFRYYAHRAGRNVSFRLAYTF; the protein is encoded by the coding sequence ATGATTAATAGAATAATCATGGCAATCGTTATCTGTTGCCTGCATTACGCTGCCATGGCGCAGCAAAGTTGCAACCATATCTTGTCCGGCAGGGTTTTGTCCAACACTACCCAGTCGCCGTTAGTAGGTGCTACGGTCGTGTTGCTTCCCGTTCACAAATCTGCCGTGACCGATGACAACGGTTACTTCATGATGACAGGCCTCTGCGCCGGCAAATATACGATAGCCATTACCTCCGTTGGATATCATGCTTCGCCTGCACAAGAGCTGCGTATTCCTACCGATCAAAAGAAGTCCTTCCTCTTGGAGCCCTTAAATATCCATTTGGATGACGTAGAGGTCACTAGCGTACAGGGAGGCGCCCTATCTTCCAGCAAGCATCAGTTATCAGCTCAAGACATCAAAGAAAGCACCGGAAAAGTACTTGGCGATGCCCTCAGTCGGATTGCAGGCGTGACCACCTTGAGTTCGGGTTCATCTGTCGTCAAGCCCGTCATCAATGGGCTGCACAGCAATCGTATCGTCATTATGAACAATGGCGTGCGCCAAGAAGGACAGCAATGGGGTACAGAGCATGCGCCGGAGATCGATCCTTTTACGGCCACTACCATCAGCGTCATCAAAGGCGCCGATGCGGTACGCTATGGTGCCGATGCCTTAGGGGGTGTCGTCTTGACAACACCTGCGGTCCTAGATCCCGAAATAGCATTGGGTGGCCGTATCGACCTCCTGGGGCAGAGCAATGGTCGTGGTGGAGCTCTTTCGGCCAGTTTGGCCGGCAATGTGAAAGCTGCCCCCGGATTGGCATGGAAAGCACAGGCGTCGACACGCAAACTGGGCAATATCAAAACCGCCGATTACTATATGGGCAATACCGGTGCCGAGGAGTTGAACTTTTCCACCCAATTGCAGTATACCTTGAAAGCAGGTCAGCTAGATGCCTATTTCAGTCATTTTGGCACCAATATGGGCATCTTTAGTGGTGCTCACGTAGGTACGTTGGAAGATATCTACAGCATCATCGACAATGGCAAGCCCTTCGGTCAGTATGACTTTGACTATACCATTGCTGCCCCTAGACAGCAAGTTGCCCATGATCTGGCTAAGTTGAAGTGGGCGCATCGTTTTGACGGCAAAGGTACATTAGAGCTCCAGTATAGCTATCAACGTAATCATCGTCGGGAATACGACCTCCGTCGGGTAGAATCCGACAATCTCCCCATGGTAGATCTCTCCCTGATGACACAGGCCCTTGACGCCGTATACCGCTTCCAGCACTTTCAGGTCGGGTTCAATGGCGCTTTACAAGTCAACAACAATAAGCCTGGCACGGGCACTACTCCCATTATTCCCAATTATGACAATCATAATATTGGCGTATTCGGGATTGCGCAACTGCATCGCGGCAGCTACCATTTTGAGCTGGGCCTCCGCTATGATTACCGATACTTTGATGCCGCCGGCTACCGCTATGACTACCAACATCCCAATCCGGATGGCGTGGTCAGTCAGGTTTTATACACCGGCAATCGTACATTCCACAATATATCCGGTACTGCAGGGATGCTGGTACATATCGCTCCCGGGTTCAATTGGAAAAGCAATATCGGACTTGCCTGGAGAGCCCCATCGGCCAATGAGCTCTACAGCGATGGTCTGCATCACGGCAGTGGCATCTACGAGGTGGGCAATCCAGACATGAAAAGCGAAAAAGGGCTGAAATGGATCAACAATCTGCACTACAATCGGGATGGACTTGAGTTGGAGGCTGATATCTATGCCCAGTACATCTATGACTATATCTACGCTGTACCCAATCCAGATTCCGTCAGGCAGACCATCAGGGGGACCTTTCCTATCTACAGCTACCAGCAGCACAATGCCTTTTTCTACGGTTGGGACCTAAAGGCAGGCTATCAACTGTCACCAAGCTGGAAGTATGACCTTTCCTATTCGGTAGTCAAAGCGCGAAATGTGTCATTGGACACCTATTTGCCTTTTATTCCGTCGGATAGAGTCGCCCATAGCTTACAGTGGACTTACGGTAGCCATACCGCACTCGGACACCTTCCTTACTTAAAGTTAACCCATCGTTATGTAGCTCGGCAGTCCCGTTTTGCGGTAGGTTCGGACTATGTAGCACCTCCACCCGCTTATCAGCTATTGGATGCCCATGCAGGCACCACCTGGAAATGGGGAGGCAGGCAGGTCGAATTGACCCTTTCTGTCGAAAACCTGACCAACAAGCTATACAAGGATTACATGGATACCTTTCGGTATTATGCACATCGAGCAGGACGCAATGTGTCCTTCCGCTTGGCGTACACTTTTTAA
- a CDS encoding GNAT family N-acetyltransferase, whose translation MTLKVLEKKHNRKGFYCGIVELDNYIKQYVSQDVKRKLAVCYVLEDEDANVIAYYTLSASRIDLNDIPDHLKRSLKYPEIPVVIIGRLAVHIDYQGNKLGQILLIDALKRIIEVGALIGNHAVIVDPINESAEKFYSKFGFIQLKDSKRMFLPLKTVATLFGIE comes from the coding sequence ATGACCTTAAAGGTTTTAGAAAAAAAGCATAACCGAAAAGGTTTTTATTGTGGTATTGTCGAGCTGGATAACTACATTAAACAATACGTCAGCCAAGATGTGAAGCGTAAATTGGCTGTTTGTTATGTCCTCGAAGATGAGGATGCAAATGTAATTGCCTATTATACACTATCCGCTAGCCGTATTGATCTAAACGATATTCCTGACCACCTTAAGCGTTCATTAAAGTACCCTGAAATTCCAGTTGTGATCATCGGCCGTCTTGCTGTTCACATTGACTATCAAGGCAACAAATTAGGACAAATCTTATTAATTGATGCGCTAAAGCGCATTATTGAGGTCGGTGCTCTTATTGGTAATCATGCGGTTATCGTAGACCCGATCAATGAATCCGCCGAAAAGTTTTACTCCAAATTTGGCTTTATCCAATTGAAAGACTCCAAGCGTATGTTTCTTCCCCTAAAAACAGTAGCCACATTATTTGGAATAGAATAA
- a CDS encoding HAD family hydrolase, with translation MQKIKNIILDYGNVIFMIDFLKAQEAFTSLGIKNVEDFFGHKGHISLFDAFETGEISAKAFRDGIREFSKVATLTDQQIDDAWNSLLIGVPQGNHELLLELKQKYRLFLLSNNNEIHYDWIMRYLKQEYDLDDNSSFFEKDYYSHLMKMRKPNADIFRYVLDTHALDPSETLFIDDSPQHLKTAAEVGLHTRLLTQPDTLAQMLKREGIL, from the coding sequence ATGCAAAAAATTAAAAATATTATTCTCGACTATGGCAATGTGATCTTTATGATTGACTTTCTAAAAGCACAGGAGGCCTTTACTTCGCTGGGTATCAAAAACGTAGAAGATTTTTTCGGACATAAAGGCCATATCTCTTTATTTGATGCGTTTGAGACGGGCGAAATCAGTGCAAAAGCCTTTCGTGACGGAATTCGGGAATTTTCAAAGGTTGCGACCCTTACCGACCAACAAATAGATGATGCTTGGAACTCCTTGTTGATCGGTGTACCACAGGGTAACCATGAGCTACTTTTGGAACTGAAGCAGAAGTACCGATTGTTCCTGCTGAGCAACAATAATGAAATCCACTATGATTGGATCATGAGGTACCTGAAACAGGAATATGACTTGGACGACAATTCTTCTTTCTTTGAAAAGGACTATTACTCGCACTTGATGAAGATGCGAAAACCGAATGCCGATATCTTTCGATATGTATTGGACACCCACGCGCTCGATCCTAGTGAAACATTATTTATTGACGACAGCCCCCAGCATTTGAAAACCGCAGCGGAAGTGGGGCTACATACTCGCTTGCTGACCCAACCCGACACCTTGGCGCAAATGCTGAAACGGGAGGGAATCCTTTAG